From Zea mays cultivar B73 chromosome 3, Zm-B73-REFERENCE-NAM-5.0, whole genome shotgun sequence:
tttatatgaaaaaatagaaaataaataaaACCGGACTGTGTCGGGTCTAGCTCGTCGCGCCACGCCTTTAGCCCAGGCATGGCCCTGTGACCGGGCCGGGCCGGCACGGGTTACAACGTGCCATTCCGGTTTCGAGCCGCCCAGCAAGCCCGGCCGTTTGGACATGTATAGGTCCAATGTGCATTTTGTAGGCCTGGAAGGAACTGAAACACGCATCGGGAAAAAAACATCGCGAGAAAAGAAGCCGCAAAACAATTAATAATTTTCCTTTCTCAATAATAATTCGACACTACATGCTATATCTCAAAAATAAATGGTGTATAGTGAAGTGGCCTATTGATCCACAGAAAACAGAAGTTTTTGAGCGTTAACAAGTACAGGGGAACCTTGTTTAGTTCTCTCTACAATCTGCTGAATCAGCACTTTACAGTCGTCGtcttcgtcgtccgactcatctCTATCGCTCTCTTGATCCCTGTTAGGATCTGTGCTCTTTAGAACTCTCTCCCAAGTGGGTACTTCTTTCAGCTTCGTAGAGCTGTCCTCCATTCCCCAGATTAAACCACGGTCTACCAGGTAATCTTCGGTTGCCTGTGCCTTCCCATTTGTACTTGTAGTGCAAGGGGAGTCCGCAATTCTCATGAATTCTTCGTAAGCTTCGTCATAAGCTTCAAGCGCGTCTCCAGATAGGTTTAGACAATATGGTTCTGCCAAGGAGCTAATTTCTTGTATGAAAATGGGACTTCCTCGTCCTGAAGAACCTGATTCACTGTTTGAGCATATCGGTTCAGAGAATATTTCATCAGTCACCATCATCTGTAGTTGCGCCTGCTTCTGTCTGTGGGCAATTGATGATTCAAGCTCCTTGACTCGGTCTTCAAGCCTACGTTGGATCACCTTGTGGAGACGAATGCTGAGATCTCTAGGTGAGACGGGATAGTTTGCTCCACATGTGTAGTCTGGGGAACTTTCCCTGCTGTCCCTGCCATAGTCACATTCACTGCTGTAATCTGTGACGTCCCGGGGGACCATATCAGCTTTCAGTTCCCCACAAACAATGTCACCAATGAACTCCTTGTCAGCCTACGCATGCAGAATTTCAGTAAATAGAAATTTAGGCTACATACAGATCTATGTGGAATATTTTTTGTGAAAGATAGTTACCTCATTGAAGTCAGATGTTTCTTCTTCCAAACGTTTCGAAGTGATATTCAGTTCCAGTCTTGCAAGCTCAGCTTCAAGCTCCGCTTCAATTTTGCTCATTGCCTCTGAATCAACTACTTGTGGTTTGCTATTATCATCTATTATCAGCAAATAAGATACATAAGATTTTGGTTTGAATAAGTTAAAAATGTTGTGAGAAATTCAAACAAATGTTACTTTACCATCATGTTCGCTAGAAGTTTCATTAGGCAATTCCTTCACAGTTAAACCCTCTTTCATCTCCAGTTCATCTTGTAAATCCTGAACTAAGTTTTCC
This genomic window contains:
- the LOC100275572 gene encoding uncharacterized protein LOC100275572 — protein: MDKQGNAKNGEVGNNVFHRMILNQFAGDLGLDEDNVPCNTPRNSARSAFGGRAVASTSSNHSTDSLSPGEYVRDPGSLLSLQPWIFRRNGSQNHGESVLASGKGKNRVDVLREGHAVGISPRSPGLGSGPGRGCGAVRSRRSRSNLMKPLVPMDNSYVPQLYSENFEIEECTFAPAPSPASARPFIVTDGTRIISKSRYEPVPLPFNIGIDKEECRGTSAMLGGLIGIVPLPELKKLKHECRNSHDGRLGLSGSQRSSSSHEQAGLHDRFLLFSTGVSIGILWSSLSNKKEFDTLKGTLKRMENLVQDLQDELEMKEGLTVKELPNETSSEHDDDNSKPQVVDSEAMSKIEAELEAELARLELNITSKRLEEETSDFNEADKEFIGDIVCGELKADMVPRDVTDYSSECDYGRDSRESSPDYTCGANYPVSPRDLSIRLHKVIQRRLEDRVKELESSIAHRQKQAQLQMMVTDEIFSEPICSNSESGSSGRGSPIFIQEISSLAEPYCLNLSGDALEAYDEAYEEFMRIADSPCTTSTNGKAQATEDYLVDRGLIWGMEDSSTKLKEVPTWERVLKSTDPNRDQESDRDESDDEDDDCKVLIQQIVERTKQGSPVLVNAQKLLFSVDQ